The Halanaerobium praevalens DSM 2228 genome contains a region encoding:
- a CDS encoding Na+/H+ antiporter NhaC family protein, translating to MKKDIEKIDKGNPVALVPLFVFLVLYLGMGIYFSMQGVEMAFYQFPAPIAAFVGIVVAFIMGSGSIQDKVNSFIKGAGENNVIIMCMIYLLAGAFSAVSQAMGGVDATVNLGLSVIPSQFLLPGLFVIAAFIATAMGTSMGTIGAVVPIAVGIASKAALPLPLTIGAVVGGAMFGDNLSIISDTTIAATQTQGVEMRDKFKMNLLIVLPAALITLVFLFFSGETAVQASEYSFELIKVLPYVAVLIFALIGVNVFVVLFGGMVLSGLIGIAFGDFTFIAMAQEAYAGFNSMTEVFFLSMFAGGLAAMIQKEGGLQYLIHTISSKIKNSKGAELGIAALVSVTDICTANNTVAIIISGPLAKDIALENEVDLRRSASLLDIFACVWQGIIPYGAQLLLAGSLAEISPMVIIPNLHYNFLVLISGLLAIYFAFPKASDIFDNRVEEQQGKIAN from the coding sequence ATGAAAAAGGATATTGAAAAAATTGATAAAGGAAATCCGGTAGCATTAGTTCCTTTATTTGTCTTTCTTGTTTTATACTTGGGAATGGGTATTTATTTTTCTATGCAGGGTGTAGAAATGGCTTTTTATCAGTTTCCAGCTCCAATAGCTGCTTTTGTAGGAATCGTTGTAGCATTTATAATGGGGTCTGGTTCTATTCAAGATAAAGTGAATTCATTCATTAAAGGTGCAGGAGAAAATAATGTTATTATAATGTGTATGATCTATTTACTTGCTGGTGCTTTTTCTGCAGTTTCTCAGGCTATGGGGGGAGTAGATGCAACAGTAAATTTAGGACTTTCAGTTATTCCATCTCAATTTTTACTACCAGGTTTATTCGTAATAGCAGCTTTTATTGCAACAGCAATGGGTACTTCAATGGGAACAATTGGAGCTGTGGTTCCAATCGCTGTAGGTATTGCTTCTAAAGCAGCTTTACCATTACCTTTAACTATTGGGGCTGTTGTAGGTGGTGCAATGTTTGGAGATAATCTTTCCATAATTTCTGATACTACAATTGCTGCAACCCAAACTCAGGGAGTTGAAATGAGAGATAAGTTTAAAATGAACTTATTGATTGTTTTACCTGCAGCTTTAATTACTTTAGTCTTTTTATTCTTTTCAGGTGAAACAGCAGTTCAAGCATCAGAGTATTCTTTTGAATTAATTAAAGTTTTACCTTATGTTGCTGTTTTGATTTTTGCTTTAATTGGAGTTAATGTTTTTGTAGTTTTATTTGGCGGTATGGTTTTATCTGGTCTGATTGGAATTGCTTTTGGAGACTTTACTTTTATAGCTATGGCTCAGGAAGCATATGCTGGTTTTAATAGTATGACTGAAGTTTTCTTCCTTTCAATGTTTGCCGGAGGTTTAGCGGCCATGATCCAAAAAGAAGGTGGACTCCAGTATTTAATTCATACTATTTCTAGTAAAATAAAAAATAGTAAAGGGGCAGAACTTGGAATTGCAGCTTTAGTTAGTGTTACAGATATTTGTACTGCAAATAATACAGTTGCAATTATTATCAGTGGTCCTCTGGCCAAAGATATTGCTTTAGAAAATGAAGTTGATTTAAGAAGAAGTGCCAGTCTTTTAGATATTTTTGCTTGTGTCTGGCAGGGTATAATTCCTTATGGAGCTCAGCTTTTATTAGCTGGATCTTTAGCTGAAATTTCACCAATGGTAATTATACCGAATTTACATTATAATTTCTTAGTATTGATTTCAGGTTTATTAGCAATTTATTTTGCCTTCCCTAAAGCAAGTGATATTTTTGATAATCGAGTAGAAGAACAGCAAGGTAAGATTGCTAATTAA
- a CDS encoding ISLre2 family transposase, which yields MFGIERYQRLDKGLELDLVEKAEEYSYQKAANMASRVVPLSKQTTLNKIKKLGKIDNRATDEKLEDKEKKKVKYLYIEADEDHISIQKKNRDEDEKSKSKNKITKLVYVHEGRQGARNKLKNVKFFSGIYNKSEDLWEEVLSYIDDIYDMDYIETIFLAGDGANWIKTGLKEIHKTKYILDRYHLNKYVIKATGHYPKQRSNLWLGLNQAKIKWVRSTFKILSEKAENEEEKERVKKTRSYIYSNWAGIENFVNDSNAEGCSAEGHVSHVLASRMSSRPLAWSEDGADRMGKIKSI from the coding sequence ATCTTTGGTATTGAAAGATACCAGCGACTGGATAAAGGTCTAGAACTTGATCTGGTAGAAAAGGCTGAAGAATATTCCTATCAGAAAGCAGCTAACATGGCTTCTAGGGTTGTTCCTTTAAGTAAGCAGACAACTTTAAACAAAATAAAAAAACTTGGTAAAATAGACAATAGAGCTACTGACGAGAAACTTGAAGATAAAGAGAAAAAGAAAGTTAAATATCTTTACATAGAAGCAGATGAAGATCATATCTCTATCCAGAAGAAAAACCGTGATGAAGATGAGAAAAGTAAATCTAAGAACAAAATAACTAAGCTTGTTTATGTACATGAAGGACGTCAAGGAGCTAGAAATAAATTAAAGAATGTTAAATTCTTCTCTGGTATTTACAACAAGTCTGAAGACCTCTGGGAAGAGGTTTTAAGCTATATAGATGATATTTATGACATGGACTACATAGAGACGATATTTTTAGCAGGAGATGGAGCAAACTGGATTAAAACCGGTCTAAAAGAGATTCATAAAACAAAATATATACTGGATAGATATCACTTGAATAAATATGTAATTAAGGCAACTGGGCACTATCCAAAACAAAGAAGTAATCTCTGGTTGGGTTTAAATCAAGCTAAAATCAAATGGGTTAGATCAACTTTTAAAATACTGTCAGAAAAAGCAGAGAATGAGGAAGAAAAAGAGAGAGTTAAGAAAACAAGAAGTTATATATACTCTAATTGGGCAGGTATAGAGAACTTTGTAAATGATTCAAATGCAGAAGGTTGTAGTGCGGAAGGTCATGTAAGTCATGTATTAGCTTCGAGAATGTCTTCGAGACCTTTAGCCTGGTCAGAAGATGGTGCAGATAGAATGGGCAAGATTAAGAGCATTTAA
- a CDS encoding aspartate/glutamate racemase family protein, with protein sequence MEVSKEIKVGIIAGTPYDTKLGVEYFREQNLKVFAEAVAASPEEQNYLQYINPKKLEEITLEKIENLKIKEAEYIIIYCNSLSAVLDKKKLEKLSAIRIITPLDIYKNLVIDKKRIAILAANSQSAAKIEKMFMQKNPKLEYVSAGILPIVNYIEQRVDPATIVKEYGLLEIISSFKKMEIAKIVLGCTHFPYLEKEIMKIFPEIINPAQEIVRQIKNY encoded by the coding sequence ATGGAGGTGAGTAAAGAAATAAAAGTTGGGATAATCGCAGGAACTCCCTATGACACAAAATTAGGAGTAGAATATTTTAGGGAGCAGAATTTGAAAGTTTTTGCTGAAGCAGTAGCAGCTAGTCCAGAAGAACAGAATTATTTACAGTATATTAATCCTAAAAAGTTAGAAGAGATAACTTTAGAAAAAATTGAAAATTTAAAAATTAAAGAAGCTGAGTATATTATAATTTATTGTAATTCATTGAGTGCAGTACTTGATAAAAAGAAACTGGAAAAATTATCAGCTATAAGAATTATAACCCCACTTGATATTTACAAAAATCTCGTAATTGATAAAAAGAGAATTGCAATTTTAGCAGCTAATTCTCAGAGTGCAGCCAAAATTGAAAAAATGTTTATGCAAAAAAATCCTAAACTTGAATATGTAAGTGCTGGTATTCTACCAATTGTAAATTACATAGAGCAAAGAGTAGATCCAGCCACTATAGTTAAAGAATATGGACTTTTAGAAATTATATCCTCTTTCAAGAAAATGGAGATAGCTAAAATAGTTTTGGGATGTACTCATTTTCCGTATTTGGAAAAAGAAATAATGAAAATATTTCCTGAAATAATTAATCCAGCTCAGGAGATAGTAAGACAAATAAAAAATTATTAA
- a CDS encoding Hpt domain-containing protein, producing MAQNKVYIDSDLEFLIPQYLENREEDITELEKLLKKSEFNQIRIIGHSLKGSGGGYGFDYLTELGSQIEKEAELKNEKILQEIIFKLKKYLNNLEIIYVEK from the coding sequence ATGGCTCAAAATAAAGTTTATATTGATTCTGATTTAGAATTTTTAATTCCACAGTATTTAGAGAATAGAGAAGAAGATATTACGGAATTAGAGAAATTACTAAAGAAATCAGAGTTTAATCAAATTAGAATTATTGGTCACAGCTTAAAAGGATCAGGTGGAGGTTATGGTTTTGATTATTTAACAGAGTTAGGTAGTCAAATAGAAAAAGAAGCTGAACTTAAAAACGAGAAAATCCTACAAGAAATAATTTTTAAACTAAAAAAATATCTAAACAATTTAGAAATTATTTATGTAGAAAAATAA
- the megL gene encoding methionine gamma-lyase codes for MEKKDLGKLGFQSLCCHAGQHADPQTGAHNTPIYQTSTFAFQNVEDGAKKFAGEKEGYIYTRLGNPTQTALEEKMAALEGAEAAIATASGMAAISASVMAVAFAGDHILAHDCLYGCTHSLMEEILPRYGIEVTFADLSNLDNVDKNLQDNTKLVYLETPSNPTLNLVDIEEISKKAHAAGAKVIADNTFMTPYLQNPLALGADMVVHSATKYIGGHGDAIAGVIAGNQEMLADIRMTTLKDFGGIISPFNAWLLLRGLKTLPLRVEKHNQNAMEVAKFLEKHDKVEEVFFPGLESHPQHELAKKQASGFGSMISFELKGGHSAGEKMMNNVNLATLAVSLGDVDTLIQHPASMTHAPVPREERLKAGITDGLVRISIGIEDLDDIIADLDSALAKI; via the coding sequence TTGGAAAAGAAAGATTTAGGAAAATTAGGATTTCAATCACTTTGTTGTCATGCTGGTCAACATGCAGATCCTCAAACTGGTGCTCATAACACACCTATTTATCAAACATCTACTTTTGCCTTTCAAAATGTAGAAGACGGAGCGAAAAAGTTTGCTGGAGAAAAAGAAGGATATATTTACACTAGATTAGGTAATCCAACTCAAACAGCTTTAGAAGAAAAAATGGCTGCTTTAGAAGGTGCTGAAGCTGCAATTGCTACTGCATCTGGAATGGCGGCAATTTCTGCATCTGTAATGGCTGTTGCTTTTGCTGGAGATCACATTCTGGCCCATGATTGTCTCTATGGATGTACTCATTCCTTAATGGAAGAAATATTACCAAGATATGGAATTGAAGTTACTTTTGCTGATTTATCTAATTTAGATAATGTTGATAAAAATCTACAAGATAATACAAAATTAGTTTATCTTGAAACACCATCTAATCCAACTCTTAACCTAGTTGATATTGAAGAAATTAGTAAAAAAGCTCATGCAGCTGGAGCAAAAGTTATAGCAGATAACACTTTTATGACTCCTTATTTACAAAATCCTTTAGCATTAGGAGCAGATATGGTTGTTCATAGTGCTACTAAATACATAGGTGGTCATGGAGATGCTATAGCAGGTGTGATTGCTGGTAATCAAGAAATGTTAGCTGATATTAGAATGACTACTCTTAAAGACTTTGGTGGAATCATTAGTCCTTTTAATGCCTGGTTATTATTAAGAGGTCTTAAAACTCTACCTTTAAGAGTCGAAAAACATAATCAAAATGCTATGGAAGTAGCTAAATTCTTAGAAAAACATGATAAAGTTGAAGAAGTATTTTTCCCAGGTTTAGAAAGTCATCCTCAGCATGAATTAGCTAAAAAACAAGCCTCTGGTTTTGGTAGCATGATCAGTTTTGAATTAAAAGGTGGTCATAGTGCAGGAGAAAAAATGATGAATAATGTTAATTTAGCTACTTTAGCTGTTAGTTTAGGTGATGTTGATACTTTAATTCAGCACCCAGCTTCAATGACTCATGCTCCAGTACCGCGTGAAGAAAGATTAAAAGCTGGAATTACAGATGGTTTAGTTAGAATTTCAATTGGAATTGAAGATTTAGATGATATTATAGCTGACCTTGACTCTGCTCTTGCAAAAATATAA
- a CDS encoding diguanylate cyclase, whose amino-acid sequence MIKIKILIVDDDQDMRMLLKTYLEKLEVDEIHFTATAAETYDFLNLSDLKTEPKVDLIILDIILEAENGIEICKKIKQSPVYQEVQIIMITAQQEAGFLREAFAAGAMDYIKKPIKKIEFMARVNSAIKLRKEIKSRIAREKELLALSEKLKNVNKKLEKMALVDGLTGISNRRLFDKTLKKELKRARRKETELALIMLDIDHFKQYNDTYGHQEGDECLKEIASVLEANSKRASDFAARYGGEEFAVILPDTAKGGALKIAEDIRKDIMALKLEHKNSPIAEYVTVSLGVSSLQVKTEVSQKLIKSFIDKADQALYQAKETGRNKTVYYDFN is encoded by the coding sequence GTGATAAAAATTAAGATTTTAATTGTTGATGATGATCAGGATATGCGGATGTTACTAAAAACTTATTTAGAAAAATTGGAGGTTGATGAAATTCATTTTACAGCTACAGCTGCTGAAACATATGATTTTTTAAATCTGTCTGATTTGAAAACAGAACCAAAAGTTGATTTAATAATTTTGGATATTATACTTGAAGCTGAAAATGGAATTGAGATCTGCAAAAAAATAAAGCAGTCACCAGTTTATCAAGAAGTTCAGATTATTATGATAACTGCTCAGCAAGAGGCTGGTTTTTTGAGAGAAGCATTTGCAGCAGGGGCCATGGATTATATTAAAAAACCAATAAAAAAGATTGAGTTTATGGCTCGGGTTAATTCTGCTATTAAGTTAAGAAAAGAAATTAAATCAAGAATAGCAAGAGAAAAAGAATTATTGGCTCTTTCCGAAAAGTTGAAAAATGTTAATAAAAAATTAGAAAAGATGGCTTTAGTTGATGGTTTAACTGGAATTTCAAATCGTCGTTTATTTGATAAAACATTAAAAAAAGAATTAAAGAGAGCCCGCAGAAAAGAAACAGAATTAGCTTTAATTATGCTAGATATTGATCATTTTAAACAATATAATGATACTTATGGTCATCAAGAGGGAGATGAGTGTTTAAAAGAAATAGCCTCTGTTTTAGAAGCAAATAGTAAGCGAGCCTCTGATTTCGCAGCTAGATATGGTGGAGAAGAATTTGCTGTTATTTTACCTGATACAGCTAAAGGCGGAGCTTTAAAAATAGCTGAAGATATTAGAAAAGATATTATGGCTTTAAAGTTAGAGCATAAAAACTCGCCAATAGCTGAATATGTAACAGTTAGTTTGGGAGTTAGCAGCCTGCAAGTGAAAACTGAAGTTAGTCAAAAATTAATTAAATCTTTTATTGATAAGGCAGATCAGGCTTTATATCAAGCCAAAGAAACTGGACGCAACAAAACTGTTTACTATGATTTTAATTAA
- a CDS encoding sigma 54-interacting transcriptional regulator, with protein MSCSFKVDVVDTPGVTSKLLNIVDSFNLNLKAMEVIPGEIFIRISKLPKSEPDSTQELFDRLKKLEFVKDVYDIEYMPFEIKEQQLKTVMNNLKEGIIAIDKNGKISTMNKSAELMLNVALENSIGKNINQIIDSKQLPIMETLKKEKKIENEEIFVEADYGQSHYFTTTTPIFDAEDNLIGAVASMKDIDEVRKLYNTILESPEIQFSDIIHQSKKMQQLIEYARRSAQNDSTIFIRGESGTGKELFARAIYSASSRNQEAFVPVNCAALPDSLLESELFGYEEGSFTGAKKGGKQGLFELADKGTIFLDEIGEMSAHLQAKLLRTLEQKQIRKVGGDKVINIDVRVIAATNRKIEEMIRENKFREDLYYRLNVIPIVIPPLRERREDLLLLSKYFLWKITTKMRIPNKYLNPAAKEKILAYNWPGNVRELKNVLERAINFVSSQEIKAKDIIFDQLRLRNNNSLKDEFNNYQAEDNLLSGDYLEVKEMAPIKKMVNELEKLVIDYTLQEEKSLRKAAKVLGVSHTTVLNKAKKYNLQ; from the coding sequence ATGAGTTGCTCTTTTAAAGTCGATGTAGTAGATACTCCTGGAGTTACCAGTAAGCTTTTAAATATTGTTGACAGTTTTAATTTAAACTTAAAAGCAATGGAAGTAATTCCTGGAGAAATTTTTATTCGGATTAGTAAATTGCCAAAATCTGAGCCAGATTCTACTCAAGAATTATTTGATAGATTAAAAAAGTTAGAGTTTGTTAAAGATGTTTATGATATAGAGTATATGCCCTTTGAAATTAAAGAACAGCAGTTGAAAACAGTAATGAATAATCTAAAAGAAGGAATTATAGCTATAGATAAAAATGGTAAAATTAGTACAATGAACAAGTCAGCGGAACTAATGCTTAATGTTGCTTTAGAAAATTCAATTGGGAAAAATATTAATCAGATTATAGATTCTAAACAATTGCCAATTATGGAAACTCTAAAAAAAGAAAAGAAAATTGAAAATGAAGAGATATTTGTAGAAGCTGACTATGGTCAATCACATTATTTTACTACAACAACTCCAATTTTTGATGCAGAAGATAATTTAATTGGAGCAGTAGCCTCAATGAAAGACATAGATGAAGTAAGAAAACTTTATAATACAATTTTAGAAAGTCCAGAGATTCAATTTAGTGATATAATTCACCAAAGTAAAAAAATGCAGCAGTTGATAGAATATGCAAGAAGATCTGCTCAAAATGATTCTACAATTTTTATTAGAGGTGAAAGTGGAACAGGTAAAGAATTATTTGCCAGAGCTATTTATTCTGCTAGCTCTAGAAATCAGGAAGCTTTTGTTCCTGTTAACTGTGCAGCCTTACCAGATTCCTTATTAGAAAGTGAACTTTTTGGCTATGAAGAAGGATCGTTTACTGGTGCTAAAAAAGGTGGTAAACAAGGTCTTTTTGAACTAGCAGATAAAGGAACTATTTTTTTGGATGAAATAGGAGAGATGTCAGCTCATTTACAGGCTAAGCTTTTGCGGACTTTAGAACAAAAGCAAATCAGAAAGGTCGGAGGAGATAAAGTAATTAATATAGATGTTCGAGTTATTGCAGCTACAAATAGAAAGATAGAAGAGATGATTAGAGAAAATAAATTTAGAGAAGATTTATATTATCGCTTAAATGTGATTCCAATAGTTATTCCACCGCTGAGAGAAAGAAGAGAAGACCTATTACTTTTAAGTAAATACTTTCTTTGGAAAATAACAACTAAAATGAGAATCCCAAATAAATATTTAAATCCAGCTGCCAAAGAAAAAATATTAGCTTATAATTGGCCAGGAAATGTAAGAGAATTAAAAAATGTTTTAGAAAGGGCAATTAATTTTGTCTCTTCCCAAGAAATTAAAGCAAAAGATATAATTTTTGATCAACTCCGTTTGCGCAATAATAATAGCTTAAAGGATGAATTTAATAATTATCAAGCAGAAGATAATTTATTGAGTGGGGACTATTTAGAAGTAAAAGAAATGGCTCCAATTAAAAAAATGGTAAATGAATTAGAAAAATTAGTAATTGATTATACACTTCAGGAAGAAAAAAGTTTGAGAAAGGCAGCTAAAGTCCTAGGTGTCTCACATACAACTGTTTTAAATAAAGCTAAAAAATATAATCTGCAATAA
- a CDS encoding response regulator: MTKFNLKKEYEIVFNNTQDALFIIEVDQNKDFRFLKLNPTHEKLTGLKTENIYGKTPVEVLGAEMGQAVQACYQRCLDQKQTINYEEVLEFPTGTTVWATKLSPVLEAGEVNYIVGSARNISQRKKLEEEKEELSRRYKLATSAAAIGVWKLDLVTDELIWDEYMLKIYEIDDHSDYSYQSWTEHIYIKDRKETSSKFKKAVANGQIFDHEFRIITKSGTFKYIKSFGKPVKNAEGKTKEVIGVNYDITERKKYEKKFKRIFDESLFGLALINPRTTKAVEFNNTVCELLGYTREEFAQLKIEDYEALADPSSIRFKLEKLAEGEKLKFETKHIKKDGSLIDVLIKASSINLNGLNLVQIVYVDITEKVEALNKMEEYSNELKLKNLELKQARDKAMEASRAKSEFLSTMSHEIRTPMNSIIGMAELLQETELSEQQQKYINIFQNAGESLLTLINDILDLSKIEAGRIELEAEKFNLVETVENIAEMISLRAFKKGLELPLRIAAEVPECVIGDSERIRQILINLLGNAVKFTEKGQVFLDLRIDSEFKSKDQKQVIFAIKDTGIGIEKAKQKQIFDSFTQADSSSTRKYGGTGLGLTISKQLVELMGGKIWLKSTPQLGSTFYFSLPLKIVENNFKSQKSQTRNFEQYKILVVDDNPTNIFILKEILAERGIEIGTAQNQQEALTEIAQSIEAQAPYQIILMDNFMPQKNGLDTSKKIREKFDLPNLQIIILSSAYAEKNLQNREGLINDFMMKPVRKKDLFSLLEKAAAKIENKKANDFKQKAEKEKVSQKDLTTANKELLIVEDNPDNRFLIKAFLKKKNYQLDIAKNGIEAVEKFKSKLYDLVLMDIQMPEMNGYQAVNEIRKWEKENKKIKTPVVALTAYALDSDKEKALKEGFDDHLTKPLKKDKLYQLIAKYI; the protein is encoded by the coding sequence TTGACTAAATTCAATTTAAAAAAAGAATACGAAATTGTATTTAATAATACCCAAGATGCTCTTTTTATTATTGAAGTTGATCAGAATAAAGATTTTCGTTTTTTAAAATTAAATCCGACTCATGAAAAATTAACTGGACTTAAAACTGAAAATATTTATGGAAAAACTCCGGTTGAAGTTTTAGGTGCAGAAATGGGACAAGCTGTACAAGCTTGTTATCAAAGATGTTTAGATCAAAAGCAAACTATTAATTATGAAGAAGTTTTAGAATTTCCAACTGGAACTACAGTTTGGGCAACTAAGTTAAGTCCTGTTTTAGAAGCTGGAGAGGTTAACTATATTGTTGGTAGTGCCCGTAATATATCTCAAAGAAAAAAATTAGAAGAAGAAAAAGAAGAATTAAGTAGAAGGTATAAATTGGCAACTAGTGCAGCAGCAATAGGAGTTTGGAAATTAGATTTAGTAACTGATGAGCTTATTTGGGATGAATATATGCTCAAAATTTATGAAATTGATGATCATAGTGATTATTCCTATCAAAGTTGGACTGAGCATATTTATATTAAAGATCGAAAAGAGACATCTTCTAAATTTAAAAAAGCTGTGGCAAATGGTCAAATTTTTGACCATGAATTTAGAATAATAACTAAATCTGGAACTTTTAAATATATTAAATCTTTTGGTAAACCAGTCAAAAATGCTGAAGGTAAAACAAAAGAAGTCATTGGAGTTAATTATGATATAACTGAAAGAAAAAAGTATGAAAAAAAGTTTAAGAGAATTTTTGATGAATCTCTTTTTGGTTTAGCTTTAATTAATCCAAGGACAACCAAAGCTGTTGAATTTAATAATACAGTCTGTGAATTATTGGGATATACCAGAGAAGAATTTGCTCAGCTGAAAATAGAAGATTATGAAGCTTTGGCAGATCCTAGTTCAATTAGATTTAAATTAGAAAAACTAGCAGAAGGTGAAAAATTAAAATTTGAAACCAAACATATTAAAAAAGATGGTTCTTTAATTGATGTTTTAATCAAAGCTAGTTCTATTAATTTAAATGGTTTAAATTTAGTTCAGATTGTTTATGTAGATATAACAGAAAAAGTAGAGGCTTTAAATAAAATGGAAGAATATTCGAATGAATTAAAATTAAAAAACCTTGAATTAAAACAGGCGCGTGACAAAGCAATGGAAGCTTCGCGTGCTAAATCAGAATTTTTATCAACTATGAGCCATGAAATTAGAACTCCGATGAATTCGATTATTGGGATGGCTGAATTATTACAAGAAACTGAGTTGAGTGAACAACAGCAAAAATATATTAATATCTTTCAAAATGCAGGTGAAAGCCTATTAACTTTAATTAATGATATTCTTGATCTTTCCAAAATAGAAGCTGGCAGGATAGAGTTAGAAGCAGAAAAATTTAATTTAGTTGAAACAGTTGAAAATATTGCTGAAATGATTTCTCTGCGTGCCTTTAAAAAAGGTTTAGAATTACCTTTAAGAATTGCAGCAGAAGTACCTGAATGTGTAATTGGTGATTCTGAAAGAATTAGACAAATTTTAATTAATTTATTAGGTAATGCAGTCAAATTTACCGAAAAAGGTCAGGTTTTTTTAGATCTTAGAATTGATTCAGAATTTAAAAGCAAGGATCAAAAGCAGGTTATCTTTGCTATTAAGGATACTGGAATTGGAATTGAAAAGGCAAAACAAAAACAAATTTTTGATAGTTTTACTCAGGCTGATTCTTCTAGTACTCGTAAATATGGAGGGACAGGACTAGGATTAACAATTTCTAAACAATTAGTAGAATTAATGGGAGGAAAAATTTGGCTTAAAAGTACTCCTCAACTTGGTAGCACTTTTTACTTTTCTCTACCTTTAAAAATAGTTGAAAATAATTTTAAGTCTCAGAAAAGTCAGACTCGAAATTTTGAGCAGTACAAAATATTAGTTGTTGATGATAATCCAACTAATATCTTTATTTTAAAAGAAATATTGGCTGAAAGAGGAATAGAAATAGGTACAGCTCAAAATCAGCAAGAAGCTTTAACAGAGATAGCTCAAAGTATTGAAGCCCAGGCACCTTATCAGATTATATTAATGGATAATTTTATGCCTCAAAAAAATGGTTTAGATACTTCTAAAAAAATAAGAGAAAAGTTTGATTTACCAAACCTACAGATAATAATTTTATCTTCAGCTTATGCGGAAAAAAATTTACAAAACAGAGAAGGTTTAATTAATGATTTTATGATGAAACCAGTTCGTAAAAAAGATTTATTTTCTTTATTAGAAAAAGCAGCAGCTAAAATAGAAAATAAAAAGGCTAATGATTTTAAACAAAAAGCCGAAAAAGAAAAAGTTAGTCAAAAAGATTTAACTACTGCAAATAAAGAGTTATTAATTGTTGAAGATAATCCAGATAATCGTTTTCTAATCAAGGCTTTTTTAAAAAAGAAAAACTATCAGCTTGATATTGCTAAAAATGGAATTGAAGCTGTAGAGAAATTTAAATCTAAGCTATATGATTTAGTTTTAATGGATATTCAGATGCCAGAAATGAATGGCTATCAGGCAGTAAATGAAATTAGAAAATGGGAAAAAGAAAATAAAAAAATTAAAACACCAGTAGTTGCTTTAACTGCTTATGCTTTAGATTCTGATAAAGAAAAAGCTTTGAAAGAAGGTTTTGATGACCATCTAACTAAACCACTAAAAAAAGACAAACTTTATCAGCTAATAGCTAAGTATATTTAG